The Cloeon dipterum chromosome 3, ieCloDipt1.1, whole genome shotgun sequence genome includes a region encoding these proteins:
- the LOC135938712 gene encoding sodium-dependent noradrenaline transporter-like isoform X1: MELQTLEEAVHAATKSQVPISTLDDGYGSSSSSPHNTTATFQYGAARSKAGRMTAAQEETTTAVQEDKECPPSKRLLEVRQDKSGAVETKVITLDLKAPDEEPERETWSSNADFLLSIIGFAVDLANVWRFPYLCYRNGGGAFLIPYTLMLIFGAVPLFYMELILGQFNRQGPVSVWKICPLFKGVGLCAVMVAFFVSFYYNVIIAWALYFFVASTATNLPWLDCNNTWNTANCSQGENRSLTLDTDSAASQYFHRGVLEMQYSNGLQDIGVPKWQLALCVFVVYSALYLSLFKGVKSSGKVVWITATFPYIVLSILLIRGLSLPGAYMGISYYLSPKLSLLKETRVWVDAAVQIFFSVGAGFGVHLSYASYNNFHNNCFRDCLVTTAVNCFTSFFSGFVIFTYLGFMAEKHSTHISAVATEGPGLVFQVYPEAIATLPGSHIWSMLFFFMLIMLGLDSGMGGMECVITGLMDEFKGFFHGRKYAREIFTLFAVSLSYCVALVNVTPGGIYMFHLFDTYAAGISLLCSALFECVAVSWFYGLEKLSKDVEAMLGFRPGLYWRVCWKFISPSFLIGIILFGLLYHEPLKYMDYSYPTWAEWLGWGIATSSILMIPIVAVFQIAKSPGTLKERIALSITPEDEHEEMKRTFKVRRFEKEHWFYV; the protein is encoded by the exons CGACGTTCCAGTACGGGGCCGCCCGGAGCAAAGCCGGGAGGATGACCGCGGCCCAGGAAGAGACGACGACAGCCGTGCAGGAGGACAAAGAGTGCCCGCCTAGCAAAA GGCTGCTCGAGGTGCGGCAGGATAAGAGTGGTGCCGTCGAGACCAAAGTTATTACACTTGACTTGAAGGCGCCGGACGAAGAGCCTGAGCGAGAAACATGGAGTTCCAACGCAGACTTTTTGCTCTCGATCATCGGCTTCGCGGTCGACCTGGCCAACGTGTGGCGATTCCCCTACCTCTGCTACCGCAACGGAGGAG GTGCATTTCTAATTCCCTACACCCTGATGCTGATATTTGGCGCGGTGCCATTGTTCTACATGGAGCTCATTCTCGGACAGTTCAACCGCCAAGGACCAGTCAGCGTCTGGAAAATCTGTCCTCTCTTCAAAG GAGTGGGTCTGTGCGCCGTGATGGTGGCGTTTTTCGTGTCGTTTTACTACAACGTAATCATCGCATGGGCGCTGTACTTTTTCGTGGCCAGCACGGCGACCAATTTGCCCTGGCTTGACTGCAACAACACGTGGAACACAGCAAACTGCTCACAGGGAGAGAACAGGTCGCTCACCCTGGACACCGACTCGGCTGCCTCTCAGTATTTCCA TCGGGGCGTGCTGGAAATGCAGTACAGCAACGGCCTGCAGGACATTGGAGTGCCCAAGTGGCAGCTGGCTCTGTGCGTGTTTGTGGTCTACTCGGCGCTCTACCTGTCGCTCTTCAAAGGGGTCAAATCTTCAG GCAAGGTCGTGTGGATAACGGCAACTTTTCCCTACATCGTGCTGAGCATTTTGCTGATTCGAGGGCTCTCGCTGCCTGGCGCCTACATGGGCATTTCGTATTACCTCAGCCCCAAACTGTCATTGCTGAAAGAGACGAGG GTTTGGGTGGACGCAGCAGTACAAATATTCTTCTCGGTGGGGGCTGGATTTGGCGTCCACTTGTCCTATGCCAGctacaataattttcataacaaCTGCTTCAG GGACTGTCTCGTGACGACCGCCGTCAACTGCTTCACCAGTTTTTTCTCGGGCTTCGTCATTTTCACGTACCTCGGATTCATGGCCGAAAAGCACTCGACTCACATCAGTGCGGTTGCAACAGAAG GACCTGGGCTGGTTTTCCAGGTGTACCCTGAAGCGATCGCAACCCTGCCAGGGTCGCACATATGGTCAatgctcttctttttcatgCTCATCATGCTCGGACTGGACAGCGGG ATGGGCGGCATGGAGTGCGTCATCACCGGACTGATGGACGAGTTCAAAGGGTTCTTTCACGGTCGCAAGTACGCGCGCGAGATTTTTACCCTGTTTGCGGTTTCGCTGTCCTACTGCGTCGCTTTGGTCAACGTCACGCCG GGTGGCATCTACATGTTCCACTTGTTTGACACGTACGCCGCAGGCatttctctgctctgctcggcGCTCTTTGAGTGTGTCGCAGTCTCGTGGTTTTACG GTTTGGAAAAGCTCTCAAAGGACGTTGAAGCGATGCTGGGATTCAGGCCCGGACTGTACTGGCGCGTTTGTTGGAAATTCATCAGCCCCTCCTTCCTGATA GGAATCATTCTGTTCGGCCTGCTGTACCACGAACCACTCAAGTACATGGACTACTCGTACCCAACGTGGGCAGAGTGGCTCGGCTGGGGCATCGCCACTTCATCCATCCTCATGATTCCGATAGTTGCAGTCTTTCAAATCGCCAAGTCGCCCGGCACTCTCAAGGAG AGAATAGCATTGAGCATTACACCGGAGGACGAACACGAGGAGATGAAGAGAACATTCAAAGTGAGGCGTTTTGAGAAGGAGCACTGGTTTTACGTCTAA
- the LOC135938712 gene encoding sodium-dependent noradrenaline transporter-like isoform X2, which yields MTAAQEETTTAVQEDKECPPSKRLLEVRQDKSGAVETKVITLDLKAPDEEPERETWSSNADFLLSIIGFAVDLANVWRFPYLCYRNGGGAFLIPYTLMLIFGAVPLFYMELILGQFNRQGPVSVWKICPLFKGVGLCAVMVAFFVSFYYNVIIAWALYFFVASTATNLPWLDCNNTWNTANCSQGENRSLTLDTDSAASQYFHRGVLEMQYSNGLQDIGVPKWQLALCVFVVYSALYLSLFKGVKSSGKVVWITATFPYIVLSILLIRGLSLPGAYMGISYYLSPKLSLLKETRVWVDAAVQIFFSVGAGFGVHLSYASYNNFHNNCFRDCLVTTAVNCFTSFFSGFVIFTYLGFMAEKHSTHISAVATEGPGLVFQVYPEAIATLPGSHIWSMLFFFMLIMLGLDSGMGGMECVITGLMDEFKGFFHGRKYAREIFTLFAVSLSYCVALVNVTPGGIYMFHLFDTYAAGISLLCSALFECVAVSWFYGLEKLSKDVEAMLGFRPGLYWRVCWKFISPSFLIGIILFGLLYHEPLKYMDYSYPTWAEWLGWGIATSSILMIPIVAVFQIAKSPGTLKERIALSITPEDEHEEMKRTFKVRRFEKEHWFYV from the exons ATGACCGCGGCCCAGGAAGAGACGACGACAGCCGTGCAGGAGGACAAAGAGTGCCCGCCTAGCAAAA GGCTGCTCGAGGTGCGGCAGGATAAGAGTGGTGCCGTCGAGACCAAAGTTATTACACTTGACTTGAAGGCGCCGGACGAAGAGCCTGAGCGAGAAACATGGAGTTCCAACGCAGACTTTTTGCTCTCGATCATCGGCTTCGCGGTCGACCTGGCCAACGTGTGGCGATTCCCCTACCTCTGCTACCGCAACGGAGGAG GTGCATTTCTAATTCCCTACACCCTGATGCTGATATTTGGCGCGGTGCCATTGTTCTACATGGAGCTCATTCTCGGACAGTTCAACCGCCAAGGACCAGTCAGCGTCTGGAAAATCTGTCCTCTCTTCAAAG GAGTGGGTCTGTGCGCCGTGATGGTGGCGTTTTTCGTGTCGTTTTACTACAACGTAATCATCGCATGGGCGCTGTACTTTTTCGTGGCCAGCACGGCGACCAATTTGCCCTGGCTTGACTGCAACAACACGTGGAACACAGCAAACTGCTCACAGGGAGAGAACAGGTCGCTCACCCTGGACACCGACTCGGCTGCCTCTCAGTATTTCCA TCGGGGCGTGCTGGAAATGCAGTACAGCAACGGCCTGCAGGACATTGGAGTGCCCAAGTGGCAGCTGGCTCTGTGCGTGTTTGTGGTCTACTCGGCGCTCTACCTGTCGCTCTTCAAAGGGGTCAAATCTTCAG GCAAGGTCGTGTGGATAACGGCAACTTTTCCCTACATCGTGCTGAGCATTTTGCTGATTCGAGGGCTCTCGCTGCCTGGCGCCTACATGGGCATTTCGTATTACCTCAGCCCCAAACTGTCATTGCTGAAAGAGACGAGG GTTTGGGTGGACGCAGCAGTACAAATATTCTTCTCGGTGGGGGCTGGATTTGGCGTCCACTTGTCCTATGCCAGctacaataattttcataacaaCTGCTTCAG GGACTGTCTCGTGACGACCGCCGTCAACTGCTTCACCAGTTTTTTCTCGGGCTTCGTCATTTTCACGTACCTCGGATTCATGGCCGAAAAGCACTCGACTCACATCAGTGCGGTTGCAACAGAAG GACCTGGGCTGGTTTTCCAGGTGTACCCTGAAGCGATCGCAACCCTGCCAGGGTCGCACATATGGTCAatgctcttctttttcatgCTCATCATGCTCGGACTGGACAGCGGG ATGGGCGGCATGGAGTGCGTCATCACCGGACTGATGGACGAGTTCAAAGGGTTCTTTCACGGTCGCAAGTACGCGCGCGAGATTTTTACCCTGTTTGCGGTTTCGCTGTCCTACTGCGTCGCTTTGGTCAACGTCACGCCG GGTGGCATCTACATGTTCCACTTGTTTGACACGTACGCCGCAGGCatttctctgctctgctcggcGCTCTTTGAGTGTGTCGCAGTCTCGTGGTTTTACG GTTTGGAAAAGCTCTCAAAGGACGTTGAAGCGATGCTGGGATTCAGGCCCGGACTGTACTGGCGCGTTTGTTGGAAATTCATCAGCCCCTCCTTCCTGATA GGAATCATTCTGTTCGGCCTGCTGTACCACGAACCACTCAAGTACATGGACTACTCGTACCCAACGTGGGCAGAGTGGCTCGGCTGGGGCATCGCCACTTCATCCATCCTCATGATTCCGATAGTTGCAGTCTTTCAAATCGCCAAGTCGCCCGGCACTCTCAAGGAG AGAATAGCATTGAGCATTACACCGGAGGACGAACACGAGGAGATGAAGAGAACATTCAAAGTGAGGCGTTTTGAGAAGGAGCACTGGTTTTACGTCTAA